A region of Lepus europaeus isolate LE1 chromosome 2, mLepTim1.pri, whole genome shotgun sequence DNA encodes the following proteins:
- the LOC133746621 gene encoding beta-1,3-galactosyltransferase 5-like, with product MAFLKMRVLYACLLVVGALCVYFSMDTLVAFREGPLVYKKEIGKFLQLPDADCRQKPPFLVLLVTSSLHQAEARMAIRKTWGRERTVRGRQVRAFFLLGMSASKAEMAAVARESQQHRDIIQKDFEDVYFNLTLKTLMGLQWVYHHCPQAGFVMKTDSDMFINVDYLAELLLRKNKTTRLFTGHLKMNDLPIRNKFNKWFVSKYEYPWDKYPPFCSGTAYVFSGDVASQVYNVSESVPFLKLEDVFVGLCLAKLGIRPEELHSEQTFFPEGLRFSVCRFRKIVACHFVKPADLLTFWEAMESSQEEQC from the coding sequence ATGGCTTTTCTGAAGATGCGGGTGCTGTATGCCTGCCTCCTGGTTGTGGGCGCGCTCTGCGTGTACTTCAGCATGGACACTCTGGTAGCCTTCAGGGAAGGGCCGTTGGTTTACAAGAAGGAAATCGGGAAGTTCCTGCAGCTCCCGGATGCTGACTGCAGGCAGAAGCCCCCCTTCCTCGTCCTGCTGGTGACCTCGTCCCTCCATCAGGCGGAGGCGCGCATGGCCATCCGGAAGACATGGGGCCGGGAGAGGACGGTGAGAGGGCGGCAGGTGCGGGCGTTCTTCCTCCTGGGGATGTCGGCCAGCAAGGCCGAGATGGCAGCCGTGGCCCGGGAGAGCCAGCAGCACCGTGACATCATCCAGAAGGACTTCGAGGACGTCTACTTCAACTTGACGCTGAAGACGCTGATGGGGCTGCAGTGGGTGTACCACCACTGCCCCCAGGCGGGCTTCGTCATGAAGACCGACTCGGACATGTTCATCAACGTGGACTACCTGGCCGAGCTGCTGCTCAGGAAGAACAAGACGACGCGGCTCTTCACGGGCCACTTGAAGATGAACGACCTCCCCATCAGGAACAAGTTCAACAAGTGGTTTGTGAGCAAGTATGAGTACCCGTGGGACAAGTACCCGCCCTTCTGCTCGGGCACCGCCTACGTGTTCTCGGGCGACGTGGCCAGTCAGGTGTACAACGTCTCGGAGAGCGTGCCCTTCCTCAAACTGGAGGACGTGTTCGTGGGGCTCTGCCTGGCGAAGCTGGGGATCCGGCCGGAGGAGCTGCACTCCGAGCAGACCTTCTTCCCCGAGGGGCTGCGCTTCTCCGTGTGCCGCTTCCGGAAGATCGTGGCCTGCCACTTTGTCAAGCCCGCCGACCTGCTGACCTTCTGGGAAGCCATGGAGAGCTCCCAGGAGGAACAGTGCTAA